Part of the Halobellus ruber genome is shown below.
CCGACCCCCTTACTCATATACGCCCCGAAGGACGGCCGAGAGCCGTCGACGGTCCGGGCGCGGTAGACGCCGAGTTCGACGACCCCGTTCAGGACGCCCCACAGCAGGAACATCCCGAGGACCAGATGCCCGCGCGGCGTGCCAATCAGCCGCGGGAGCGGGTAGAGCAGCCAGACCTGATAGAGGCCGGTGACCGGGAGCGCCACCCCGGTCCAGCGGGTGATCCACAGGAGGCGATCCAGCGTCCAGCCGAGGTCCTCGCCGTTCGCCCCCGACGCGGGGAGGTACAGCGAGGCGACGAACAGGACCGCACCGATCCACAACAGCGCCGAGAGCACGTGGACGACGTAGGAGGCCGACAGTAGCACTCCCATACCGGAACCCTGGTCGCCAGCCACCTGTGGGTTTCGGGGGCGGTCGATTGACCCGCGGCGCTGTCGCGAGCGGGGCCGCAAACAGTCTTCAGCCGCGTCCGGAGCTGCCGGCCGACCGGCAGGTCGAACGAGGAACTGGTGGTGAGCCCCGGGCCCCCACGCGCGGGAACGCGTCTCACGCAACGTTGAATCTTGTCTCTGACGAACGGGTTCCCGTGTCGACGGCGGCCACGACGTTCTGGCGGAACTGCGAGCGCTACCACGACCTCGCCGAACGCTTCGAGCGTCACGTCGAGGTCACCTGTCCGGACCGCCTGACGGGTCGGAGCGGCTACTACAGTTGTGGCTGCTCGTGGTGTGCGCAAGCGGTCACCTACTACGAGTACGCGGGGCCGCGGCTCTGAGTACGCGGGGCCGCGGCTCTGACCGGGCGGTCGGCAGTTGGCCCGTGTGGACCCCGTCCCGACGGAAAACTGAATAGATTGGCTACGAGTCACGCGCGTATGGGTGTCCAGGAAGCGGTCAAGACCGCGCTCCAGGAGGATCGTCAGGAGCTGATCCGCGTGCTGGCGGAACACCGGGTTCGACCCACGCCCGACGAACAGTCGGAGGGAACGAGCCTCGGCGGGCTGTCGGCCGCCCCGAGTTTTCGGTTCGAAACCGAAGCGGGCGGGACCGCCATCACCGACCGACAGACCCGCTCTGCGGTCGTCGACGCCCTCGGCGTTCACTCGGAGGCCGACTGCGAGGCCGTCCGCGAGGAGATCGCTGACCACGCCGCGTGGGACGGGTAGGCGCCGACTGGCCGAGCCGCCCAGTGGGCCCCGACACCGACTACGCCGCCGGCGACGAGCCGTCCTTTCCCCGAAGCCGGCCGACAGCGACGGACCGGTTCCTTTCGAGAGACCGGTCGAAGAGTTCGACGTTCTCCCGCCACCGACGGGTGTGCGACGCTGGACGGGACACGCTGAGAGGCCTGTCGCCGACCCGCGGCCGTCGGACTTAAGCGGCTTATCACCCTACCAAATATCGTGGGATCGCCGTACGACGTATTGGGGCTCGACGCCGACGCCGACGAGGACGCCGTCGTCCGAGCGTACCGCAAACGGGTGAAGGAGGTCCACCCCGACCACGGGGGGTCGGTCGCGGCGTTCAAACGCGTCCGACGGGCCTACGAACACCTCACTGCCGGTCGGGACCCCGCGGCGTTCGAGGCGGGCGAGGCCTCAGCCGGGAGCGACCGACCGGAGTCGACCGACGGACGGACCGGTTCCGCCGAGGAGGAGGTCTCATCGGCCGGTGACACCGGCGACGGGGATGGTGAACTGGGACCGACGGTCGAGTATCTCGACTACGCCGCAGTCGAGTCCTATGGGTGGAACATCACGGACGACGATCTCTTCGAGAAGGCCGAAACAGCGGATCTCGGGGTCGACACCCACGGAATCCTGGTGGTCGAGCCCCGGGAGACCCTGCTGGAAGCCGCAGAGCGGTACGGGTTCTCCTGGCCGTACGCCTGTCGCGGCGGCGCGTGTGCGAACTGCGCCGTTGCGGTAGTGGAGGGCGACCTCGAGATGCCGGTGAGTACGGTGCTGGACGACGACCTGACCGACCGCGGGGTCAGACTCTCCTGTATCGGCGAGCCGGTCACGGACGACCTGAAGATCGTGTTCAACATCGAACACCTTCCGGGGCTCGCGGAGCTACGGCTCCCAGCCGAACAGTTCGGCAGCGCCCGCGCGGACGATTAGCCCGCGTTCGGGAGGTAGACGTCGTACTCG
Proteins encoded:
- a CDS encoding copper resistance protein CopD; this translates as MGVLLSASYVVHVLSALLWIGAVLFVASLYLPASGANGEDLGWTLDRLLWITRWTGVALPVTGLYQVWLLYPLPRLIGTPRGHLVLGMFLLWGVLNGVVELGVYRARTVDGSRPSFGAYMSKGVGVDGGFPREDADEALAAVRPYLTGGAVLSVLLGVDAALLAGGLAAL
- the fer gene encoding ferredoxin Fer, with amino-acid sequence MGSPYDVLGLDADADEDAVVRAYRKRVKEVHPDHGGSVAAFKRVRRAYEHLTAGRDPAAFEAGEASAGSDRPESTDGRTGSAEEEVSSAGDTGDGDGELGPTVEYLDYAAVESYGWNITDDDLFEKAETADLGVDTHGILVVEPRETLLEAAERYGFSWPYACRGGACANCAVAVVEGDLEMPVSTVLDDDLTDRGVRLSCIGEPVTDDLKIVFNIEHLPGLAELRLPAEQFGSARADD